ATCAGGACTGATTGCTTTAAAAATTTTTTCTGCTATATTTTTCTCAGAAAATTCTAAAATCATTTCAATTTTAGATTCTATTTTATTTTTTCTCAATTATTTTCCCTATTTCTTTATCTAATTCAATTAAGAAATTATTTAATTTTATTAAAGGAATTTCTGCTCCTGCAGCTATTGCATGTCCTCCTCCTCTTCCGTCAAATTTTTTAGAAAGATTTGATAGAATTTCTCCTAAATTTAAACCTTTATCAACTAATTCTCTATTTGCTCTTGCTGAAATTTTAGATTTTTCTTTAGTAAAAGCGATTGCTATTAAAGGTTTATCAATTGGAATAAGAGAAGAAGAAGAAATTATAGAAGCTATTGAACTTATTTGTTTTTCATCTATAATTTCATTCCCTCTTAATATTACTATATTATTCATTTCTTCGATAACCCCTGGTCTTAAAACATATTCCATGCTTTTAGCTATTTGTAAACGATATTCTTCAAGTATTTTATGTGCTTCTTCAAGTATGCTTCCTCTAACACCCATTGCTATAAGTATTCCAATCCAAGGTTGTCCAAATTTTCCACAAGCATTTAATAAAGATGAAAATTCCCTTGCATCTCTTAAATATGTCCATTCTTCTTCTTTTATTAATTCGTATACTTCTCCAATTAATTCAGATGCAATTTTTGTTGATACTTTTCTTTCTGTAAGATACATTACAATTCCATTATAAATTTTCTTTTTCTCTTCTTCTTCCAATTCTGATAAAACTTTCCATTTATCATTCTCTTTTAATTTTATTCCAAGAGAAGATAAAAAGCTTACACAATTTTCTTCTCTTCCACTTAAGCCTGGAATATAAGGGGAAGTTGTATTTGATAATGCTACATGAATTGGTTTATAGCTTCTTCCATAAAATATTAAATCTTCATTAACTGATAATAATCCATTTTCTACAGCTTCTTTAACTATTAATGAATTTAATCCTTTTAAAATCCTTTTACCATTCTTATCTTGCAAATCTCCTAATGCTCCAACAATAGCTATTGGAGAATATATTACATTTTCTTTATTTATTTCCTTTGAAACAAAATATGCTATTCCAGATGCACTTATATCTATTGCACCATCTATTCCAAATAAATGAGGATTAAGATGATTTAATTCTTTTTTCCCAACTATTTGATGATGATCTAAAATAAATATTGATTCTTTTTTATTAGGGAGAATATTCTCTATTTCATCTAAATATCCACTTCCTATATCAACAAAAATTATATTATCAGCATCTACATATTTTTCATTATAATCATTTATAAAATCTGAAAAACTTTGTATCGTTCTAATAGTAAATCTTGCATCTTCTCTATAAAATGTGCCGCATAATATTCCTGCGGATGCTAAACCATCAGCATCATTATGGTTTATAATAAGAAAAGACTCGTCTCTTTTTATTGCTTCTTTTAATTTATTAGCTATTTCACTAACTTTTTCTTTAAATTTTTCAAAGGAATTAATACTCATTAAACTTTCAATCTCTCATATGGTAAAGTCCAATTTATTGGAAGTTTTCCAACCTTTTTATAATATTTTACTAATCTATGAATTTTAGATTCTATTAATTGTAATCTATGAATGTTTGCTTTATCAGATTTAAATCTTTTTAAATGAGCTATCATTCTTTGAGCTTTAGCTATTAAATTTGATAAATCTTCTGGTATTTGAGGCAAAAGATTATTCTCTTTTAATATTTGTGTAATAGTTTTTCCAACAATAGGTTTTACTAAAGGAATTCCATATTGATCTCTAAGAATTAAACCTATCATGCTTGGAGGATTTCCTTCTTTTGCAAGTTTTACAACTAATGCTTCTACTTCTTCAGGAGTATATTTACACCATCTAGGGGGAGTTTTACTAAGTGGCCTTTTTGAACTAGATTTTCCTCTTTTTCTAGCATGCATTCTAGCCATTTTATTTCTTAAAAAATAATTCTAAGCCTATATTAAAGAATTTATTTTTTAATAAGAAATTTATTGATTTATCTTATAATATTTCTTTATCCAATTGTACATTTTTATAATAGCTTTTCCTCTATGAGAAATTCTATTTTTTTCTTCTATACTCATTTCAGCAAAAGTTTTATTATAGCCTAATGGAATAAATATTGGATCAAAACCAAACCCTTTCCCTCCTTTAGGGATATAAGCTATTCTCCCTCTTACAATTCCAGTAAAAATTTTAATTTTATTTTTTTCATTAATAAAAGCTATAGCAGATTTAAATATAGCATCTCTATTTTTTTCATTTTCCATAAGTTTAAGA
This genomic stretch from Nitrososphaerota archaeon harbors:
- a CDS encoding 30S ribosomal protein S15, producing the protein MARMHARKRGKSSSKRPLSKTPPRWCKYTPEEVEALVVKLAKEGNPPSMIGLILRDQYGIPLVKPIVGKTITQILKENNLLPQIPEDLSNLIAKAQRMIAHLKRFKSDKANIHRLQLIESKIHRLVKYYKKVGKLPINWTLPYERLKV
- a CDS encoding XTP/dITP diphosphatase, which codes for MKIFFATSNKHKFLEAKNILEKYGINIKMYPFKPIEIQSNSIEEIVKNCAKQIIERKIKKKIFLEDSGLFIKSLKNFPGAYSSYVYSTIGLNGILKLMENEKNRDAIFKSAIAFINEKNKIKIFTGIVRGRIAYIPKGGKGFGFDPIFIPLGYNKTFAEMSIEEKNRISHRGKAIIKMYNWIKKYYKINQ
- a CDS encoding DHH family phosphoesterase — translated: MSINSFEKFKEKVSEIANKLKEAIKRDESFLIINHNDADGLASAGILCGTFYREDARFTIRTIQSFSDFINDYNEKYVDADNIIFVDIGSGYLDEIENILPNKKESIFILDHHQIVGKKELNHLNPHLFGIDGAIDISASGIAYFVSKEINKENVIYSPIAIVGALGDLQDKNGKRILKGLNSLIVKEAVENGLLSVNEDLIFYGRSYKPIHVALSNTTSPYIPGLSGREENCVSFLSSLGIKLKENDKWKVLSELEEEEKKKIYNGIVMYLTERKVSTKIASELIGEVYELIKEEEWTYLRDAREFSSLLNACGKFGQPWIGILIAMGVRGSILEEAHKILEEYRLQIAKSMEYVLRPGVIEEMNNIVILRGNEIIDEKQISSIASIISSSSLIPIDKPLIAIAFTKEKSKISARANRELVDKGLNLGEILSNLSKKFDGRGGGHAIAAGAEIPLIKLNNFLIELDKEIGKIIEKK